The region CAAGAACCTGGGGTTGCAGCAGGATGAAGCGGTGTTTGTGCGGCCGCGGCAGGTCAGGGTGTTCGTGGAGGACTACCAGATATGAAACGCGCCTTTTCCTCCAGCTCTACGTAAGTCTTCGGCAGCCCTTGTGCGGCGTAGCGCTGCTACGCCTCCGCGCGCTACCTCGACAGCCTTGATCTGACGAAAAATTCGCGTTTCAGAAAAGGCTTTAAACCCTGCAAAAGGAGCAATTGATGGATAAAACAATTCCCACTCTACCGGCAAACGCCACCCCCGCGGAGATCCTCCGTGCCGGCATCGCGGCCGCCGGGGGACCGGTATCCCTGGCCTGCTCCTTCTCCCTGGAGGATGTGGCCATCATCCATATCGCCCATGAAGCGGGGCTCCCCCTGGGGGTCTTCGCCCTGGACACCGGCCGCTTGAACGAAGAGACCTACGAGGTGGCCGACGCCCTGGTGGAGCGCTACCGTCTGCACATCGACTGGTTTTTCCCCCGCCACGAAGCGGTCGAGCACCTGGAGCGGGCCGAGGGCCTGTTCTCCTTCCGCGAATCGCTGGACAAGCGCCACGCCTGCTGCCATATCCGCAAGGTGGAGCCGCTCTCCCGGGCCCTCAAGGGGCTTGCCGGCTGGGCAACCGGCATGCGCCGCGAGCAGAGCGTCACCCGCAGCGACCTGCAGGCCATCGAACGGGACACCCTGAACGGCGGCATCCTGAAGATCAACCCTTTGATCGACTGGAGCGAGGAACAGCTCACGGATTTCACCGAAGAGCAGCGGCTGCCCAAAAACCGCCTGTACGGCCAGGGGTACCGCTCCATCGGCTGCGCCCCCTGCACCAGGGCGGTGCAGCCGGGCGAGGATGCCCGCGCCGGCAGGTGGTGGTGGGAGAACCCGGAAAACAAGGAATGCGGGCTGCACCGGCGGTAAAACCGAAGCCGCAGCCAAAACCCGGAGACACGGGGGAGTGAGAGAGATGGAACCAGGCAACAACAGACGCGTCGTGGTCGCCATGAGCGGCGGCGTCGATTCTTCGGTCAGCGCGGCCCTGCTGAAGGAGCAGGGGTACGAGGTAACCGGGGTATCGCTGCAACTATACGACCCGGTGCCCCGGGAGCCCGGCTGCCGAAGCAAGACCTGCTGTTCCCTCGATGACGTCCTGGATGCGGGCAGGGTGGCCAAGCGGCTGGGGATCCCCTTCGAGGTGATCGATATGCGGGCCGAGTTCAGGGAACTGGTCATGGGGTACTTCATCGCCG is a window of Geobacter sp. FeAm09 DNA encoding:
- a CDS encoding phosphoadenylyl-sulfate reductase, whose amino-acid sequence is MDKTIPTLPANATPAEILRAGIAAAGGPVSLACSFSLEDVAIIHIAHEAGLPLGVFALDTGRLNEETYEVADALVERYRLHIDWFFPRHEAVEHLERAEGLFSFRESLDKRHACCHIRKVEPLSRALKGLAGWATGMRREQSVTRSDLQAIERDTLNGGILKINPLIDWSEEQLTDFTEEQRLPKNRLYGQGYRSIGCAPCTRAVQPGEDARAGRWWWENPENKECGLHRR